In the genome of Hippoglossus hippoglossus isolate fHipHip1 chromosome 4, fHipHip1.pri, whole genome shotgun sequence, one region contains:
- the s1pr4 gene encoding sphingosine 1-phosphate receptor 4 — protein sequence MSIISSLTSPSSCLHLYHSPSHLSNATMSDTSGLNDVILRHYNHTGRLQNRTISNTVNHVSVSKAVFFCFSVFIILENLLVLMAVISRIRRSRRWVYVCIANITFSDLLTGAAYLVNICMSGSKTFRLSPALWLFREGTLFVALAASIFSLLLIAVERYTAMMKPLPQKSARNSYYRIYGLVVLCWVLALVIGFLPLLGWNCVCSLDKCSTLLPLYSKSYIFFALFIFFIILLAIGVLYGAIYCHVHRSSQLGPQRSRKRSLALLKTVITIVGVFMLCWGPLFLLLLLDFFCVSRKCALLLSADYFISLAVLNSGLNPIIYALGSSDMRKAIAELLCCCCLRAGLCHPDTFISKESSSTSESRRDSLRNSFNKVRNLSVASPPPTPSKPRRMQKKYRLSSTTSCLSVSSG from the coding sequence ATGAGCATCatctcctccctcacctccccctcctcctgcctccacctGTACCACTCGCCCAGTCACCTCTCCAACGCCACCATGTCAGACACCAGTGGCCTCAACGACGTGATCCTGCGGCATTACAACCACACCGGCCGCCTGCAGAACAGAACCATCTCAAACACCGTGAACCACGTCAGTGTCTCCAAAGCCGTCTTCTTCTGCTTCAGCGTTTTCATCATCCTGGAGAACCTCCTTGTGCTGATGGCCGTCATCTCCCGCATCCGCCGCAGCCGGCGCTGGGTTTACGTCTGCATCGCCAACATCACATTCAGTGATCTCCTCACAGGCGCTGCCTACCTGGTCAACATCTGCATGTCTGGCAGCAAGACCTTCCGCCTCAGCCCTGCTCTGTGGCTCTTCAGGGAAGGGACGCTGTTCGTGGCCCTGGCAGCATCCATATTCAGTTTGCTGCTGATTGCTGTGGAGCGCTACACCGCCATGATGAAGCCGCTGCCCCAGAAGTCAGCCAGGAATTCCTACTATAGGATCTACGGCTTGGTGGTACTCTGTTGGGTTTTGGCGTTGGTGATTGGCTTCCTCCCCTTGCTCGGCTGGAACTGTGTGTGCAGCCTGGACAAATGCTCCACGCTCCTCCCTCTATACTCCAAGAGCTACATCTTTTTcgctctcttcatcttcttcattaTCCTCTTGGCTATTGGTGTCCTCTATGGTGCCATCTACTGCCACGTGCACAGGAGTTCACAGCTGGGCCCCCAACGCAGTCGCAAGCGCTCCTTAGCCCTGCTTAAAACAGTGATCACTATCGTTGGGGTCTTTATGCTTTGCTGGGGGCCACTCTTCCTGCTGTTACTGTTGGATTTCTTCTGCGTCTCCCGCAAATGTGCACTGCTGCTCAGCGCTGATTATTTCATCTCCCTGGCTGTCCTGAACTCTGGCCTGAACCCCATCATCTACGCCCTGGGCAGCAGTGACATGAGAAAGGCTATCGCcgagctgctgtgctgctgctgcctgagggCTGGCCTCTGTCACCCAGACACATTCATATCCAAGGAGTCGAGCAGCACCTCAGAGAGCAGGCGGGACAGTCTGAGGAACAGCTTCAACAAGGTCAGGAATCTGAGCGTGGCCTCTCCACCGCCAACGCCAAGCAAGCCTCGCAGGATGCAAAAAAAATACAGGCTGAGCTCCACCACCAGCTGCCTGTCAGTTTCAAGTGGTTAA